A single window of Acidimicrobiia bacterium DNA harbors:
- a CDS encoding MFS transporter: MNTSQYYIMSDMESARRGFGSPIPWMVALNVIGVNLIAPVLPAYASHFGVGFAAASTLVTVFALARMSLRLTAGSWADRYGSRIVCIGGGAVQTVGALLAVFAPSLSLLLAARAIQGMGSALFGTSINRYLLVITGKAELGRATASFQGGILLGSTIGPLVGGIVAVRFGIFAPFYVQATIAGLLAIVSSQYIRDGALPARAVAGAPTQTRSFRSVLEIRGFKVIMFLGFGLFFLRAGAISVLIPAFADVVLDLSPAMIGFLISLGSIASLIAMPIAGQVADRFGRIPVALAGAFSTAATVTLFGLADSAIGMMVISALLGLGIGLAAVALPTMIGDIAPSGTEGRASAVYRMANDLGWVVGPVTLGLLADSARYGLAFAVAGLPLVMGGAILLRWRQAERDVGLASR; the protein is encoded by the coding sequence GGATGGTGGCCCTCAACGTGATCGGCGTGAACCTGATCGCGCCAGTGCTCCCCGCCTACGCCAGCCATTTCGGAGTCGGATTTGCCGCCGCTTCGACATTGGTTACCGTCTTTGCCCTCGCTCGCATGAGTCTTCGTCTGACCGCCGGTTCATGGGCCGATCGCTACGGTTCTCGAATCGTTTGCATCGGCGGCGGAGCCGTCCAAACGGTCGGCGCGCTGCTGGCGGTCTTCGCCCCGAGCCTGAGCCTGCTCCTGGCAGCGCGCGCCATCCAGGGAATGGGATCAGCCCTTTTCGGAACCTCAATCAATCGCTACCTGCTGGTCATCACCGGCAAGGCCGAACTTGGCAGGGCGACCGCCAGCTTCCAGGGTGGAATCCTCCTGGGAAGCACCATCGGCCCGCTCGTCGGTGGCATCGTCGCTGTACGGTTCGGAATCTTCGCACCGTTCTATGTGCAGGCCACCATCGCCGGTCTGCTCGCCATCGTGAGCAGCCAGTACATTCGCGACGGCGCCCTCCCGGCCAGAGCAGTTGCAGGTGCACCAACCCAGACTCGATCCTTCCGATCCGTGCTCGAAATCCGTGGCTTCAAGGTGATCATGTTCCTTGGCTTCGGTCTGTTCTTCCTACGGGCCGGAGCGATCAGTGTCCTCATACCCGCCTTCGCAGACGTGGTACTCGACTTGTCACCAGCCATGATCGGATTCCTGATCTCCCTCGGATCGATCGCCTCGCTCATTGCCATGCCCATCGCCGGCCAGGTCGCTGACCGGTTCGGGAGAATCCCGGTGGCACTGGCCGGGGCGTTTAGCACCGCAGCAACGGTAACCCTGTTCGGCCTGGCCGACAGCGCCATAGGCATGATGGTCATTTCGGCGCTGCTGGGCTTAGGGATCGGGTTGGCGGCGGTTGCTCTCCCGACCATGATCGGCGATATCGCTCCGTCCGGAACCGAAGGACGAGCCAGCGCCGTATATCGCATGGCAAATGATCTCGGTTGGGTGGTCGGACCGGTGACGCTAGGACTACTAGCCGACAGCGCTAGGTACGGCTTGGCCTTTGCAGTAGCCGGACTACCCCTGGTGATGGGCGGAGCCATTCTCCTGCGCTGGCGTCAGGCGGAAAGGGACGTCGGTTTGGCGTCACGGTAA
- a CDS encoding carboxymuconolactone decarboxylase family protein codes for MADQELLDEMYAKRGYLFEWQVLLAEEAPDFLRSFDATWTQVNTDRPNGLPAKYRELVYAATASVLGEDTVAKNHMHKALDAGANRTELIDAILVAWTPSGSRTLIHGLRCVVEVLKERGEYEPPDVGHRISDRPEHEPRTYLEDKS; via the coding sequence GATGAGATGTATGCCAAGCGGGGCTACCTATTTGAGTGGCAGGTGCTCCTGGCCGAAGAAGCCCCTGATTTCCTCCGGTCGTTTGACGCCACCTGGACTCAGGTCAACACGGATCGACCGAACGGGCTTCCCGCTAAGTATCGAGAGCTCGTCTATGCGGCCACCGCTTCCGTTTTGGGTGAAGACACCGTTGCCAAGAATCACATGCACAAGGCGCTTGATGCGGGAGCCAACCGCACTGAGCTCATCGATGCCATTCTCGTGGCATGGACTCCGTCCGGGTCGCGCACCCTGATCCACGGATTGCGCTGCGTGGTTGAGGTACTCAAGGAACGAGGAGAGTACGAGCCACCCGATGTCGGACATCGAATCTCTGATCGCCCTGAGCACGAACCGCGTACGTATCTGGAGGACAAGTCATGA
- a CDS encoding carboxymuconolactone decarboxylase family protein, which yields MSQLAEEFAERRGKQYPAHAWIAERFPDYTETMLHLDDIIRRQPRRFDEKGHELFHIVALAVLGSNPHNQPHLTAHIKKALQLGADPEEIAEALMVAVNPAGARVLTYGVTCMLEALAELETEGWRPAGVDQ from the coding sequence ATGAGTCAGCTTGCAGAGGAATTTGCCGAGCGGCGCGGCAAACAATACCCGGCTCACGCCTGGATAGCCGAGCGGTTCCCCGATTACACCGAGACGATGCTGCATCTCGATGACATCATCCGGCGCCAGCCACGTCGCTTCGACGAGAAGGGCCATGAGCTATTTCATATCGTTGCACTGGCGGTACTCGGCTCGAACCCCCACAACCAACCGCATCTGACCGCCCATATCAAGAAGGCGCTTCAGCTCGGAGCCGATCCTGAAGAGATTGCTGAGGCTCTCATGGTGGCGGTGAATCCGGCCGGCGCCCGGGTACTCACCTACGGGGTCACCTGTATGCTCGAGGCTCTGGCGGAGCTTGAAACCGAAGGCTGGCGACCCGCGGGCGTGGACCAATGA
- a CDS encoding amidohydrolase, translated as MTKVIDVHAHLLPRSAIAAAETGSGWFGSEIEKDDLGRPIIVTGDRREVMGGKAHYESMERRIERMDEGGVDMQVLSLNPIFFRYYLGADDGAAASRSINDEIAGFITQWPDRFAGYGALPMQDPDRAIEELERVMQIPGMVGVSVGTHVDEANWDEPHLFPVLEAAQELGALVFFHPSDRRLETHLPRYHLHNSIANPTETTIAIGSLIFGGVFDRLPDLKTLFAHGGGYACWAVARFDHAYEVRAEAREHAALFPSEYLSRLWYDSLVHSYENLRRLVDVVGVDRVMLGTDFPADMGQVDPVTWIEGSDLSDDERAAVLGGNAAALLGR; from the coding sequence ATGACCAAAGTCATCGACGTCCATGCTCATTTGCTGCCACGATCGGCGATTGCCGCAGCCGAAACGGGCTCTGGTTGGTTCGGGTCAGAGATCGAAAAGGACGATCTCGGACGGCCGATCATCGTCACCGGGGACCGGCGGGAGGTCATGGGTGGCAAGGCCCACTACGAGTCGATGGAACGACGGATCGAACGGATGGACGAGGGGGGCGTCGATATGCAGGTTCTATCGCTCAACCCGATCTTCTTTCGCTATTACCTCGGCGCCGACGATGGTGCCGCCGCCTCACGTTCGATCAACGACGAGATCGCCGGCTTCATAACGCAATGGCCGGATCGGTTTGCCGGCTACGGGGCGTTACCGATGCAGGACCCGGATCGAGCCATCGAGGAGCTGGAACGGGTCATGCAGATCCCTGGCATGGTTGGTGTCTCGGTGGGAACCCACGTTGACGAGGCCAACTGGGACGAGCCCCACCTGTTTCCGGTTCTCGAGGCTGCTCAAGAATTGGGAGCGCTGGTTTTCTTTCATCCGTCTGACCGTCGGCTCGAAACCCATCTCCCTCGCTATCACCTGCACAACTCGATCGCCAACCCCACCGAAACCACCATCGCCATTGGATCGTTGATCTTCGGCGGGGTTTTCGACCGGCTGCCCGATCTCAAGACGTTGTTTGCGCATGGAGGCGGATATGCCTGCTGGGCAGTGGCCCGGTTTGATCATGCTTACGAGGTCCGCGCCGAAGCGCGCGAGCACGCGGCCTTGTTCCCATCCGAATACCTCAGTCGGCTCTGGTACGACTCGCTGGTGCACAGCTACGAGAACCTCCGTCGTCTCGTTGATGTTGTGGGGGTGGATCGAGTAATGCTCGGCACAGATTTCCCTGCTGACATGGGTCAGGTCGATCCTGTTACCTGGATCGAAGGCAGTGACTTGTCCGACGATGAGCGAGCCGCCGTGCTGGGCGGCAACGCCGCTGCATTGCTGGGCCGCTGA
- a CDS encoding carboxymuconolactone decarboxylase family protein, whose amino-acid sequence MDSSRNETPVEIFLPEAGERLSQLFGRIDPDFALVWSNHVSRLLARTQLDVRTRFLILTMQYTVTQRFGQLKENLAAAQRAGVPHDELREVILQAFVYAGPWVVAEACQIYETVFKSTPEVEERRSEPAGEGERQLADERPTWSADDAADPRLNDLLERYGWHAISTGLRLRPSHHLNMLDTLDALDPDFLQIWLDAVYDGMYSRRILDDRTRLLCVVGATLAVGETHQSRRHMRAALRVGAEPRELLEVIFHTTAFFGHPYVMPAAFDDLIRIADDEGRILELVPADRVEQTRRIVAARVARRDGIKDDLGGT is encoded by the coding sequence GTGGACTCGTCACGGAACGAAACGCCGGTTGAGATTTTCCTTCCGGAGGCTGGTGAACGACTGAGTCAGCTCTTCGGCCGCATCGATCCCGATTTCGCGCTCGTCTGGTCCAATCATGTGTCGAGATTATTGGCGCGAACCCAACTCGATGTCCGGACCCGATTCCTGATCCTCACCATGCAGTACACGGTGACCCAACGGTTTGGGCAACTTAAGGAGAACCTGGCGGCTGCCCAAAGAGCCGGGGTTCCACACGACGAGCTCCGGGAAGTCATTCTTCAAGCGTTCGTCTATGCCGGTCCGTGGGTTGTGGCGGAAGCGTGCCAGATCTACGAAACAGTGTTTAAGTCGACCCCGGAGGTAGAGGAGCGCCGGTCGGAACCGGCTGGTGAAGGGGAGAGACAACTCGCCGACGAACGCCCCACCTGGTCGGCGGATGATGCCGCTGATCCCCGACTGAATGACCTGCTGGAACGGTACGGCTGGCACGCCATATCCACGGGCCTTCGGCTGCGCCCGAGCCATCACCTCAACATGCTGGATACCCTGGATGCGCTGGATCCTGACTTCCTCCAGATCTGGCTCGACGCGGTGTATGACGGCATGTATTCGCGGCGGATTCTCGACGATCGGACCCGTCTCCTGTGCGTTGTTGGCGCGACCCTGGCGGTCGGGGAAACTCATCAGTCGAGGCGGCATATGCGAGCCGCCTTGCGGGTGGGTGCCGAGCCTCGTGAGCTTCTGGAGGTTATCTTTCACACCACCGCGTTCTTCGGACACCCGTACGTCATGCCTGCGGCGTTCGATGATCTCATCAGGATCGCCGATGACGAGGGTCGCATTTTGGAGCTGGTCCCGGCCGACCGGGTAGAACAGACCAGGCGTATCGTGGCGGCTCGGGTTGCCAGGCGAGACGGTATCAAGGACGACCTGGGCGGCACCTGA